A DNA window from Trichosurus vulpecula isolate mTriVul1 chromosome 2, mTriVul1.pri, whole genome shotgun sequence contains the following coding sequences:
- the LOC118836031 gene encoding nitric oxide synthase-interacting protein isoform X1: MTRHGKNCTAGAVYTYHEKKKDTAASGYGTQNVRLSRDAVKDFDCCCLSLQPCQDPVVTPDGFLYEREAILEYILHQKREIARQMKAYEKQRGAQQEERRELSRAAAQDQLRGFLEKEAAIVSRPLNPFTPRPGASSGEPQPGPTSGPEAGDKEKAKELPSFWIPSLTPEAKATKLEKPSRIVTCPMSGKPLRLLDLTPVHFTPVDGSVDRVGLITRSERYVCAVTRDSLSNSTPCAVLRPSGAVVTVECVERLIRKDMVDPISGLPLTDKDIILLQRGGTGFAGSGVQLEAKKSRPVMQA, encoded by the exons ATGACCCGTCATGGGAAGAACTGCACTGCAGGTGCTGTGTACACGTatcatgagaagaaaaaagacactG cGGCCTCAGGCTATGGAACTCAGAATGTGCGACTGAGTCGGGACGCGGTCAAGGACTTTGACTGTTGCTGCCTCTCGCTGCAGCCCTGCCAAGACCCTGTGGTCAC CCCTGACGGCTTCCTGTATGAGCGTGAAGCAATTCTGGAGTATATCCTGCATCAGAAGCGCGAGATTGCCCGGCAGATGAAG gcaTATGAAAAGCAGCGAGGTGCCCAGCAGGAGGAGCGGCGGGAGCTGAGCCGGGCAGCTGCCCAGGACCAGCTTCGGGGCTTTCTGGAGAAGGAGGCAGCCATCGTCAGCCGGCCCCTCAACCCTTTCACCCCTCGCCCGGGGGCCAGCTCAG GAGAGCCTCAGCCAGGACCCACCTCAGGCCCTGAGGCTGGGGACAaggagaaggcaaaggagttaccCAGTTTCTGGATCCCATCACTGACGCCTGAAGCTAAGGCCACCAAGCTAGAGAAGCCG TCGCGCATCGTGACATGCCCGATGTCAGGGAAGCCCTTGCGCCTGTTGGACCTCACGCCTGTCCACTTCACACCTGTGGATGGCTCCGTGGACAGGGTGGGACTGATCACTCGGAGTGAGCGCTATGTCTGCGCGGTAACACGGGACAGCCTGAGCAACTCTACCCCCTGTGCCGTCCTGCGGCCTTC gggggctgtggtgactgtggagtgtGTGGAGCGTCTGATCCGCAAAGACATGGTGGACCCCATCAGCGGGCTCCCACTAACGGACAAGGACATCATCCTGCTGCAGAGG GGCGGCACTGGCTTTGCCGGTTCTGGGGTACAGCTGGAGGCGAAGAAGTCTCGCCCTGTAATGCAGGCCTGA
- the LOC118836031 gene encoding nitric oxide synthase-interacting protein isoform X2, with protein MLYLVGVPCTWHITSSVSVGCMGGTHTHTHTQALEHLCMCPGLYVAAGSPGASPISVVTPSTLVPCSPDGFLYEREAILEYILHQKREIARQMKAYEKQRGAQQEERRELSRAAAQDQLRGFLEKEAAIVSRPLNPFTPRPGASSGEPQPGPTSGPEAGDKEKAKELPSFWIPSLTPEAKATKLEKPSRIVTCPMSGKPLRLLDLTPVHFTPVDGSVDRVGLITRSERYVCAVTRDSLSNSTPCAVLRPSGAVVTVECVERLIRKDMVDPISGLPLTDKDIILLQRGGTGFAGSGVQLEAKKSRPVMQA; from the exons ATGTTGTATCTGGTGGGTGTTCCCTGCACATGGCATATAACAAGTTCAGTCAGTGTTGGGTGTATGgggggtacacacacacacacacacacacaagctctGGAGCATCTCTGCATGTGCCCTGGTCTTTATGTGGCTGCTGGGTCTCCAGGAGCATCTCCTATTTCTGTGGTGACACCGTCCACCCTTGTGCCTTGCAGCCCTGACGGCTTCCTGTATGAGCGTGAAGCAATTCTGGAGTATATCCTGCATCAGAAGCGCGAGATTGCCCGGCAGATGAAG gcaTATGAAAAGCAGCGAGGTGCCCAGCAGGAGGAGCGGCGGGAGCTGAGCCGGGCAGCTGCCCAGGACCAGCTTCGGGGCTTTCTGGAGAAGGAGGCAGCCATCGTCAGCCGGCCCCTCAACCCTTTCACCCCTCGCCCGGGGGCCAGCTCAG GAGAGCCTCAGCCAGGACCCACCTCAGGCCCTGAGGCTGGGGACAaggagaaggcaaaggagttaccCAGTTTCTGGATCCCATCACTGACGCCTGAAGCTAAGGCCACCAAGCTAGAGAAGCCG TCGCGCATCGTGACATGCCCGATGTCAGGGAAGCCCTTGCGCCTGTTGGACCTCACGCCTGTCCACTTCACACCTGTGGATGGCTCCGTGGACAGGGTGGGACTGATCACTCGGAGTGAGCGCTATGTCTGCGCGGTAACACGGGACAGCCTGAGCAACTCTACCCCCTGTGCCGTCCTGCGGCCTTC gggggctgtggtgactgtggagtgtGTGGAGCGTCTGATCCGCAAAGACATGGTGGACCCCATCAGCGGGCTCCCACTAACGGACAAGGACATCATCCTGCTGCAGAGG GGCGGCACTGGCTTTGCCGGTTCTGGGGTACAGCTGGAGGCGAAGAAGTCTCGCCCTGTAATGCAGGCCTGA
- the RCN3 gene encoding reticulocalbin-3, which yields MTWLWSLLLLGLGLGKGIWGKPPPDAGVPLSSRVHQQAPLSEAKHDDAHGDFQFDHEAFLGREAAREFDQLSPEESKARLGRIVDRMDRDGDADGWVSLDELRAWIAHTQQRHIRDSVTAAWDTYDTDRDGRVGWGELRNITYGHYQPGEEFSDVEDAETYKKLLARDERRFRAADQDGDLQATREEFTAFLHPEEFPHMRDTVIAETLEDLDKNGDGYVQVEEYIADLYSPEAEGGEEPAWVQTERQQFRDFRDLNGDGHLDGREIGHWVLPPAQDQPLVEANHLLQESDTDKDGRLSKQEILGNWNMFVGSQATNYGEDLTRHHDEL from the exons ATGACGTGGTTGTGgtcactgctgctgctggggcTAGGCCTGGGCAAAGGGATATGGGGCAAGCCCCCGCCAGATGCTGGGGTCCCTCTCTCAAGCCGGGTGCACCAGCAGGCCCCACTGAGTGAAGCCAAACACGACGATGCCCACGGAGACTTCCAGTTTGACCATGAGGCCTTCCTGGGCCGGGAGGCAGCTCGGGAGTTTGACCAGCTCAGCCCAGAAGAGAGCAAAGCCCGGCTGGG GCGGATTGTAGACCGAATGGACCGAGATGGGGATGCTGATGGCTGGGTGTCGCTAGATGAACTCCGGGCCTGGATTGCTCACACTCAGCAGCGCCACATCCGAGACTCGGTTACAGCTGCGTGGGACACCTATGATACTGACCGGGATGGCCGTGTGGGCTGGGGGGAGTTGCGCAACATCACCTATGGTCACTACCAGCCTG GAGAGGAGTTCTCTGATGTGGAGGATGCGGAGACCTATAAGAAGCTCCTGGCTCGAGATGAGAGGCGATTCCGGGCAGCTGACCAAGACGGGGATTTGCAGGCCACCAGGGAGGAGTTCACAGCCTTCCTGCACCCGGAGGAGTTCCCCCACATGCGAGACACTGTCATTGCT gAGACCCTGGAGGATTTGGACAAGAATGGAGATGGTTATGTGCAAGTGGAGGAGTATATAG CGGACTTGTACTCCCCAGAGGCAGAGGGAGGTGAGGAACCCGCTTGGGTGCAGACGGAGCGGCAGCAATTCCGAGATTTCCGGGACTTGAACGGGGATGGGCACCTGGATGGTCGTGAGATTGGGCACTGGGTGCTGCCCCCAGCCCAGGACCAGCCGCTGGTGGAGGCCAATCACCTGCTGCAGGAGAGTGATACTGACAag GATGGGCGGCTGAGCAAACAAGagatcctgggaaactggaaCATGTTTGTGGGAAGCCAGGCCACCAACTACGGTGAGGACCTGACCAGGCATCACGATGAGCTCTGA
- the FCGRT gene encoding IgG receptor FcRn large subunit p51, with protein sequence MGRPSPNPQGLPFLLLLILPDLRVLSAEAPSLFYQLTAVSVAPKGTPRFWASGWLGPQLFLTYSSGGNAEPWGAWRWEPQEPWFWEKETWYLKTQERLLQEALKLSKKEGAHTFQGLVGCQLNPDNSSQHTARYALDGLDLLTFDPVSREWFGDTAEALNVKKGWANESQRAEKDAEFLLTTCPQKLKSHLQKGQGNFHWKEAPEVRAGGHVEPGSAWSTLTCQAFSFFPPELELTFLREGQPQLVKGVEPWPNRDGAFYSRGTLLVPFGDEAFYSCLVQHPALASSITVNFEASGGLPLPIRVSLVAGSLLFFACLVGVVAWVVISRKRGARPAPWIFRRRAGDDVGSLLSAPASAQDSSP encoded by the exons ATGGGTAGGCCCTCTCCTAACCCCCAGGGTCTCCCCTTCCTACTGTTGCTGATTCTCCCAGATCTGAGAGTGCTGAGTgcag AGGCACCATCCTTGTTCTACCAGCTCACAGCAGTGTCAGTTGCCCCTAAGGGGACCCCGAGGTTCTGGGCCTCAGGGTGGCTGGGtccccagctcttcctgacctaCAGCTCTGGTGGCAATGCTGAACCCTGGGGGGCCTGGCGCTGGGAGCCTCAGGAACCCTGGTTTTGGGAGAAGGAGACATGGTACCTGAAGACCCAAGAGCGGTTGCTGCAGGAAGCTTTGAAGCTCTCTAAGAAGGAGG GAGCCCACACTTTTCAGGGCCTGGTGGGCTGCCAATTGAACCCTGACAACTCATCTCAACATACTGCTCGATATGCCCTGGATGGGTTGGACCTCTTGACCTTTGACCCTGTGTCCAGAGAGTGGTTTGGAGACACTGCGGAGGCCTTGAATGTGAAGAAAGGCTGGGCCAATGAGAGCCAGCGGGCTGAGAAGGATGCAGAATTCCTGCTCACCACCTGCCCCCAGAAGCTCAAAAGTCACCTGCAGAAGGGTCAGGGCAACTTCCACTGGAAAG AGGCCCCAGAGGTGCGAGCTGGAGGCCATGTCGAGCCAGGGTCGGCCTGGTCCACACTCACTTGCCAGGCCTTCTCCTTTTTCCCACCGGAACTGGAGCTGACTTTCCTTCGGGAGGGGCAGCCACAGCTTGTGAAGGGAGTGGAGCCATGGCCCAACAGGGACGGTGCTTTCTATTCCCGGGGCACTCTGCTGGTCCCCTTTGGGGATGAAGCCTTCTATAGCTGCCTGGTCCAACACCCTGCACTGGCCAGCTCCATCACTGTGAACTTTG AGGCATCTGGTGGACTACCCCTGCCGATCAGAGTCAGCCTGGTGGCGGGCTCCTTGCTCTTCTTCGCGTGTCTGGTTGGTGTGGTGGCTTGGGTGGTCATCTCTAGGAAGAGAGGAGCACGCCCAG ctcCGTGGATTTTCCGGCGGCGTGCAGGAGACGATGTGGGATCCCTGCTCTCAGCCCCAGCCTCTGCCCAGGACTCCAGCCCCTAA